One Alnus glutinosa chromosome 3, dhAlnGlut1.1, whole genome shotgun sequence genomic region harbors:
- the LOC133862617 gene encoding E4 SUMO-protein ligase PIAL2-like isoform X2, translating into MQSHTKGPVGASLGGGPSEQCSTASVLVGRLAGLLAMHIRSGHLSDPSAFSDICFSLAKAIDYAVASNEVPLKAQDLPILVKQVYKHQNNSPLQAAVMALMISVKNACMIGWFQNKDADDLLTLAKEIGKIFSNTEDFCIEPSDALPSISKIMSRFYPSIKMGHILASFEVKAGYRTIVSDFQILKNTVVSLQKQIGLFVAQRDNMDTSSCIVTPPQANFLFNGKGVRGRNNVSMDTGPQLPTNITAMLKYGINLFQAVGQFNGDYLIVIAFMSVMSSTSEIPTLQHYVQPVVASLDSNSEIIEGPSRVSLNCPISHKRIKTPVKGHLCKHYQCFDYENFMEMNSRRPSWRCPLCNQSICHPDIRIDQDIAKILGEVSETVVDVIISADGSWVAILENEDHTDQTGYETKSCQQERPRQRECNGLSIVPIEVVDHTMKGANASDAIRESECTGKQHFLDDPPCFSVSRNLVQTEVRNSDIVDQNGSTQIEENICSRIPLSVSAAPQCPDGTLRPGHVTAAISEFSSCNSMPSPVLTNAVSPALNGSVYVNGKTVPLSLLQTQLLGPSNLQSQQFGFARSITRNENGMLPSTAINAGRTSTAPQGLKAQASFRSSFEQMPLNSLMPNGNSSANYQSTPFMVPNMNGYYAFHGGMDSSQQLLRPLVNSLSFSDMASPSMRDHSSTQNWDVNKHHCISGQAVQQAASFPAQGPGAYHISSRSSSGHKNLLQSSASHPRINSAMTQSQNIVRPSFHVQPVVQFQQGHGSGHGMQNDDSTQTYHGAASQPMPQMSRTPPFVQVQLQQSRKDSSLPLSMAGKRLRTTSEWTGSVGKTIHPVLPANSSETLASAQSWQPSGRMRGSLTGLVSSSTNARINLQAQ; encoded by the exons AGCGATTGATTATGCAGTTGCGAGTAACGAGGTTCCACTAAAAGCACAGGATTTGCCTATATTGGTTAAACAG GTATATAAGCATCAAAATAATTCTCCCCTTCAAGCAGCTGTAATGGCACTTATGATTTCTGTCAAG AATGCTTGTATGATTGGATGGTTTCAAAACAAAGATGCAGATGATCTTCTTACATTGGCTAAGGAG ATAGGTAAAATTTTCAGTAATACTGAGGATTTTTGCATTGAACCAAGCGATGCTCTCCCCAGCATTTCAAAAATCATGTCTAG ATTCTATCCATCCATAAAGATGGGCCACATACTAGCTTCATTTGAGGTCAAG GCTGGGTACAGGACCATTGTCTCTGACTTCCAGATCTTGAAGAATACGGTGGTTTCTTTGCAAAAACAGATA GGTCTGTTTGTTGCTCAAAGGGACAATATGGACACATCCTCTTGCATTGTGACTCCACCTCAAGCAAA ctttctattcaatgggaaaggtgtacgaGGAaggaataatgtttccatg GACACTGGACCACAGCTGCCAACAAATATTACTGCAATGCTCAAATATGGAATCAATCTTTTTCAAGCTGTGGGGCAGTTTAACG gTGATTATCTCATTGTTATAGCTTTCATGAGTGTGATGTCATCAACTTCTGAAATTCCAACACTTCAACATTATGTTCAGCCTGTTGTTGCTTCCCTTGATTCTA ATTCTGAGATAATCGAGGGGCCATCACGTGTTTCATTAAATTGCCCAATAAG CCACAAACGTATTAAAACTCCCGTAAAAGGACATCTCTGCAAGCATTATCAG TGCTTTGATTATGAGAACTTCATGGAAATGAACTCAAGAAGGCCATCATGGCGTTGCCCTCTTTGTAACCAGTCCATCTGCCACCCAGACATACGCATTGATCAGGATATAGCTAAG ATCTTGGGAGAGGTTTCAGAGACTGTTGTTGATGTGATAATATCAGCAGATGGATCCTGGGTGGCTATTTTGGAAAATGAAGATCATACTGACCAAACAGGTTATGAGACAAAAAGTTGTCAGCAAGAAAGACCTCGGCAGCGTGAGTGCAATGGTTTGTCAATTGTGCCAATTGAAGTTGTTGATCATACCATGAAAGGGGCCAATGCTAGCGATGCCATCCGTGAATCTGAATGTACTGGCAAGCAACATTTCCTGGATGATCCTCCATGTTTTTCTGTTTCAAGAAATCTTGTGCAAACAGAAGTCAGGAATTCAGATATAGTGGACCAAAATGGTTCTACTCAAATAGAGGAAAATATCTGCTCAAGAATTCCATTGTCCGTTTCTGCTGCTCCACAATGTCCAGATGGCACACTTAGGCCTGGCCATGTAACTGCTGCCATTTCtgaattttcttcttgcaattcAATGCCTTCCCCTGTCCTAACAAATGCTGTTTCTCCTGCACTGAATGGATCAGTGTATGTAAATGGGAAAACTGTACCGCTCTCATTACTGCAAACCCAACTTTTAGGTCCCAGTAACTTGCAGTCACAGCAGTTTGGCTTTGCAAGATCGATTACAAGAAATGAAAATGGGATGTTGCCATCTACAGCTATAAATGCTGGCCGAACTTCAACTGCACCCCAGGGCCTCAAAGCCCAGGCTTCATTTAGGAGTTCATTTGAACAAATGCCTTTGAATTCATTGATGCCCAACGGTAACTCTTCTGCTAATTATCAGAGCACACCTTTTATGGTACCCAATATGAATGGATATTATGCATTTCATGGGGGCATGGATAGCAGTCAGCAATTACTCAGGCCACTTGTGAATTCTTTATCATTCTCAGACATGGCTTCACCTTCCATGCGAGATCATTCCTCGACACAG AACTGGGATGTTAACAAGCACCATTGCATTTCTGGTCAAGCAGTCCAACAGGCTGCTAGCTTTCCTGCCCAAGGTCCAGGTGCTTACCACATCTCCTCTAGATCCTCCTCTGGGCATAAAAACCTATTGCAATCTAGCGCTTCTCACCCGAGGATAAATTCTGCTATGACTCAGTCACAAAATATTGTCCGTCCATCTTTTCATGTACAACCAGTAGTGCAATTTCAGCAAGGACATGGTAGTGGTCATGGCATGCAAAATGATGATAGCACTCAAACTTATCACGGGGCTGCTTCTCAACCAATGCCCCAGATGTCAAGAACACCACCATTTGTGCAAGTTCAACTCCAACAATCTAGGAAGGACTCATCATTGCCTCTTTCGATGGCTGGGAAGCGGCTGAGGACAACTAGCGAGTGGACGGGGAGTGTGGGTAAGACAATACATCCGGTCTTACCAGCCAATAGCTCAGAAACGTTGGCATCAGCACAGAGCTGGCAGCCCTCGGGCAGAATGAGGGGAAGCCTGACAG GGCTTGTCTCAAGCAGCACCAACGCTCGAATTAATCTTCAGGCACAGTAA
- the LOC133864907 gene encoding uncharacterized protein LOC133864907, which yields MFATLTHAPPSLINSLHLSRTYSLSARSVLLVAATRFLCFQYRRIRARTVTSMAGDNSNDGESSLDHVAGSWYSVPELRLRDHRFIVPLDYALDRRASPKISIFAREVVAAGKEDQPLPYLLFLQGGPGFECPRPTEASGWIQKACEEFRLILMDQRGTGLSTPLTASSMLQFKSAEDLADYLKHFRADNIVNDAEFIRVRLVPDAGPWTVLGQSYGGFCAVTYLSFAPQGLKRVLLTGGIPPIGNGCTADTVYRACFEQVMHQNEKYYKRYPQDIEIVREVVNYLAESEGGGVLLPSGGILTPRGLQILGLYCLGSSAGFERLHYMLEGVWDPVIVPGAPKQMNYYFLNAFEKCLAFDTNPLYALLHESIYCQGASSRWSAQKIRSEYEEKFDAIKASKGCPVLFTGEMIFPWMFDEIHALRQFKDVAHILAEKKDWPPLYDATVLNNNKVPVAAAVYFDDMFVNFKLAMETASQIAGIRLWITNEYMHSGLRDAGGRVFEHLMGMLNGKKPLF from the exons ATGTTCGCGACTCTGACTCACGCGCCACCCTCCTTGATAAACTCACTCCACCTCTCTCGCACATATTCTTTGTCCGCTCGCAGTGTTTTGCTGGTTGCAGCCACCAGATTTCTCTGCTTCCAGTACCGCCGAATTAGAGCCCGTACGGTCACCTCCATGGCCGGAGATAACTCGAACGACGGCGAATCCTCGCTTGACCACGTCGCTGGAAGCTGGTACTCAGTGCCGGAGCTCCGGCTCCGAGACCATCGCTTCATTGTGCCCCTCGACTACGCTCTCGATCGTCGCGCTTCCCCTAAGATCTCCATTTTCGCTCGCGAAGTAGTCGCAG CTGGGAAAGAAGATCAACCACTGCCATACTTATTATTCCTACAAGGTGGACCTGGATTTGAGTGCCCTCGACCAACCGAAGCTAGTGGATGGATACAAAAAGCTTGTGAAGAATTTCGTCTAATATTGATGGATCAA CGAGGAACAGGCTTATCGACTCCTTTGACAGCATCATCTATGTTACAATTTAAGTCCGCAGAGGATTTGGCTGactacttaaaacattttcGAGCTGACAATATAGTAAATGATGCTGAGTTTATTCGAGTACGTCTGGTTCCTGATGCTGGACCTTGGACAGTTTTGGGTCAG AGTTATGGTGGTTTTTGTGCAGTTACCTATTTGAGTTTTGCACCACAAGGACTAAAACGAGTCCTTCTAACTGGAGGAATCCCTCCAATTGGAAATGGATGCACAGCAGATACCGTGTATAGGGCATGCTTTGAACAGGTTATGCATCAGAATGAGAAGTACTACAAGAGGTATCCTCAGGATATTGAAATTGTTCGCGAAGTTGTTAACTATTTAGCAGAGTCTGAAGGAGGCGGG GTGCTTCTTCCATCTGGGGGTATCTTAACCCCAAGGGGACTGCAAATTCTTGGTCTCTATTGTTTAGGATCTTCTGCTGGTTTTGAGCGGTTGCACTATAT GCTTGAGGGGGTCTGGGATCCTGTAATAGTTCCGGGAGCACCAAAGCAAATGAATTACTACTTTTTGAATGCT TTTGAGAAGTGCTTAGCTTTTGATACAAATCCACTATATGCGCTTCTGCATGAGTCTATCTACTGTCAG GGTGCTTCATCAAGGTGGTCTGCTCAAAAAATAAGGAGTGAATACGAGGAGAAATTTGATGCAATCAAGGCTTCAAAAGGTTGCCCTGTACTTTTCACGGGAGAG ATGATCTTCCCCTGGATGTTCGATGAGATTCATGCTTTGAGGCAATTCAAAGATGTTGCTCATATATTGGCTGAGAAGAAGGATTGGCCTCCACTATATGACGCCACTGTGCTGAATAATAATAAG GTACCTGTTGCAGCTGCTGTTTATTTTGATGAtatgtttgtcaacttcaagcTGGCCATGGAAACAGCTTCTCAGATAGCAGGGATTAGGCTGTGGATCACCAATGAGTACATGCATTCTGGTCTGCGCGACGCAGGGGGCCGGGTTTTTGAGCACTTGATGGGAATGTTAAATGGAAAGAAGCCTTTGTTCTGA
- the LOC133863898 gene encoding uncharacterized protein LOC133863898 — translation MQRSLASFARPLVRARGFCTKPEKIVASVLFERLPVVIPKIDPVVYAFQEFSFRWGQQYRRRYPDELLDKANSRGKGDYQMDFEPAPRITEADKKNDKKSLQRALDRRLYLLLYSKAYGAPSEKPVWHFPEKVYESEKTLRQCAESALESVIGDLSHTYFVGNAPMGHMVIQPKENESDFPSFKRFFFKSQVIATNKFEIGKCEDFVWVNKDELLEYFPEQADYLNKMIIS, via the exons ATGCAGAGATCGCTAGCGTCGTTCGCTAGGCCGCTCGTAAGAGCGCGAGGGTTCTGCACGAAGCCCGAGAAAATCGTGGCGTCCGTACTGTTCGAGCGCTTGCCCGTTGTCATCCCGAAAATCGACCCTGTGGTTTACGCGTTTCAGGAGTTCTC GTTTCGTTGGGGACAGCAATATCGACGGAGATATCCAGATGAACTCTTAGACAAGGCTAATTCTAG GGGCAAAGGTGACTACCAAATGGATTTTGAACCAGCTCCACGGATCACTGAAGCTGACAAAAAGAATGATAAGAA GTCATTACAGAGAGCACTTGACAGAAGACTTTATCTCCTTCTCTATAGCAAAGCGTATGGAGCTCCTAGCGAGAAGCCTGTCTGGCATTTTCCAGAAAAAGTTTATGAATCTGAGAAGACATTGCGCCAG TGTGCAGAGTCTGCATTAGAATCTGTGATTGGAGACCTTTCCCACACATATTTTGTTGGAAATGCTCCAATGGGTCATATGGTTATACAACCAAAAGAGAATGAGTCAGACTTTCCATCttttaag cGATTCTTCTTCAAGTCCCAAGTGATTGCAACCAACAAGTTCGAAATTGGGAAGTGTGAGGATTTTGTTTGGGTGAACAAGGATGAACTTTTGGAGTATTTTCCGGAGCAAGCTGATTATCTTAACAAGATGATCATCAGCTGA
- the LOC133864500 gene encoding probable WRKY transcription factor 43, giving the protein MEGQIPPFLFTPSLTSSSLHPPLDPEIDWVSLLSAGQAGHMTENMLMMESSSTVSENASLEEKGNNKADKRRGGRMKRATRPRFAFQTRSADDILDDGYRWRKYGQKAVKNSIYPRSYYRCTHHTCNVKKQVQRLSKDTSIVVTTYEGIHNHPCEKLMETLTPLLKQMQFLSRF; this is encoded by the exons ATGGAAGGCCAAATTCCTCCCTTCCTCTTCACGCCCTCCCTTACATCCTCCTCGTTGCACCCTCCTTTAGACCCAGAAATAGACTGGGTCAGCCTTCTCTCTGCGGGTCAAGCCGGGCACATGACTGAGAATATGCTGATGATGGAAAGTTCTTCCACGGTGTCTGAAAATGCGAGTTTGGAAGAAAAGGGTAATAATAAGGCCGATAAGAGAAGAGGTGGTAGAATGAAAAGAGCAACACGGCCAAGGTTCGCGTTTCAGACTCGGAGTGCCGACGACATACTCGATGATGGCTACCGGTGGAGAAAGTACGGCCAGAAAGCTGTGAAGAACAGCATTTATcctag GAGCTACTATCGGTGCACGCATCACACATGCAATGTGAAGAAACAGGTTCAAAGGCTATCCAAGGACACGAGCATTGTGGTGACCACATATGAGGGCATTCACAATCATCCCTGCGAGAAGCTGATGGAAACCCTAACTCCTCTTTTGAAGCAAATGCAGTTCCTCTCTAGGTTCTGA
- the LOC133862617 gene encoding E4 SUMO-protein ligase PIAL2-like isoform X1, producing the protein MQSHTKGPVGASLGGGPSEQCSTASVLVGRLAGLLAMHIRSGHLSDPSAFSDICFSLAKAIDYAVASNEVPLKAQDLPILVKQVYKHQNNSPLQAAVMALMISVKNACMIGWFQNKDADDLLTLAKEIGKIFSNTEDFCIEPSDALPSISKIMSRFYPSIKMGHILASFEVKAGYRTIVSDFQILKNTVVSLQKQIGLFVAQRDNMDTSSCIVTPPQANFLFNGKGVRGRNNVSMDTGPQLPTNITAMLKYGINLFQAVGQFNGDYLIVIAFMSVMSSTSEIPTLQHYVQPVVASLDSNSEIIEGPSRVSLNCPISHKRIKTPVKGHLCKHYQCFDYENFMEMNSRRPSWRCPLCNQSICHPDIRIDQDIAKILGEVSETVVDVIISADGSWVAILENEDHTDQTGYETKSCQQERPRQRECNGLSIVPIEVVDHTMKGANASDAIRESECTGKQHFLDDPPCFSVSRNLVQTEVRNSDIVDQNGSTQIEENICSRIPLSVSAAPQCPDGTLRPGHVTAAISEFSSCNSMPSPVLTNAVSPALNGSVYVNGKTVPLSLLQTQLLGPSNLQSQQFGFARSITRNENGMLPSTAINAGRTSTAPQGLKAQASFRSSFEQMPLNSLMPNGNSSANYQSTPFMVPNMNGYYAFHGGMDSSQQLLRPLVNSLSFSDMASPSMRDHSSTQNWDVNKHHCISGQAVQQAASFPAQGPGAYHISSRSSSGHKNLLQSSASHPRINSAMTQSQNIVRPSFHVQPVVQFQQGHGSGHGMQNDDSTQTYHGAASQPMPQMSRTPPFVQVQLQQSRKDSSLPLSMAGKRLRTTSEWTGSVGKTIHPVLPANSSETLASAQSWQPSGRMRGSLTGETYAAAFNQFMLQPIQSAQFSQTSSDLMSTPHGALQMEGLVSSSTNARINLQAQ; encoded by the exons AGCGATTGATTATGCAGTTGCGAGTAACGAGGTTCCACTAAAAGCACAGGATTTGCCTATATTGGTTAAACAG GTATATAAGCATCAAAATAATTCTCCCCTTCAAGCAGCTGTAATGGCACTTATGATTTCTGTCAAG AATGCTTGTATGATTGGATGGTTTCAAAACAAAGATGCAGATGATCTTCTTACATTGGCTAAGGAG ATAGGTAAAATTTTCAGTAATACTGAGGATTTTTGCATTGAACCAAGCGATGCTCTCCCCAGCATTTCAAAAATCATGTCTAG ATTCTATCCATCCATAAAGATGGGCCACATACTAGCTTCATTTGAGGTCAAG GCTGGGTACAGGACCATTGTCTCTGACTTCCAGATCTTGAAGAATACGGTGGTTTCTTTGCAAAAACAGATA GGTCTGTTTGTTGCTCAAAGGGACAATATGGACACATCCTCTTGCATTGTGACTCCACCTCAAGCAAA ctttctattcaatgggaaaggtgtacgaGGAaggaataatgtttccatg GACACTGGACCACAGCTGCCAACAAATATTACTGCAATGCTCAAATATGGAATCAATCTTTTTCAAGCTGTGGGGCAGTTTAACG gTGATTATCTCATTGTTATAGCTTTCATGAGTGTGATGTCATCAACTTCTGAAATTCCAACACTTCAACATTATGTTCAGCCTGTTGTTGCTTCCCTTGATTCTA ATTCTGAGATAATCGAGGGGCCATCACGTGTTTCATTAAATTGCCCAATAAG CCACAAACGTATTAAAACTCCCGTAAAAGGACATCTCTGCAAGCATTATCAG TGCTTTGATTATGAGAACTTCATGGAAATGAACTCAAGAAGGCCATCATGGCGTTGCCCTCTTTGTAACCAGTCCATCTGCCACCCAGACATACGCATTGATCAGGATATAGCTAAG ATCTTGGGAGAGGTTTCAGAGACTGTTGTTGATGTGATAATATCAGCAGATGGATCCTGGGTGGCTATTTTGGAAAATGAAGATCATACTGACCAAACAGGTTATGAGACAAAAAGTTGTCAGCAAGAAAGACCTCGGCAGCGTGAGTGCAATGGTTTGTCAATTGTGCCAATTGAAGTTGTTGATCATACCATGAAAGGGGCCAATGCTAGCGATGCCATCCGTGAATCTGAATGTACTGGCAAGCAACATTTCCTGGATGATCCTCCATGTTTTTCTGTTTCAAGAAATCTTGTGCAAACAGAAGTCAGGAATTCAGATATAGTGGACCAAAATGGTTCTACTCAAATAGAGGAAAATATCTGCTCAAGAATTCCATTGTCCGTTTCTGCTGCTCCACAATGTCCAGATGGCACACTTAGGCCTGGCCATGTAACTGCTGCCATTTCtgaattttcttcttgcaattcAATGCCTTCCCCTGTCCTAACAAATGCTGTTTCTCCTGCACTGAATGGATCAGTGTATGTAAATGGGAAAACTGTACCGCTCTCATTACTGCAAACCCAACTTTTAGGTCCCAGTAACTTGCAGTCACAGCAGTTTGGCTTTGCAAGATCGATTACAAGAAATGAAAATGGGATGTTGCCATCTACAGCTATAAATGCTGGCCGAACTTCAACTGCACCCCAGGGCCTCAAAGCCCAGGCTTCATTTAGGAGTTCATTTGAACAAATGCCTTTGAATTCATTGATGCCCAACGGTAACTCTTCTGCTAATTATCAGAGCACACCTTTTATGGTACCCAATATGAATGGATATTATGCATTTCATGGGGGCATGGATAGCAGTCAGCAATTACTCAGGCCACTTGTGAATTCTTTATCATTCTCAGACATGGCTTCACCTTCCATGCGAGATCATTCCTCGACACAG AACTGGGATGTTAACAAGCACCATTGCATTTCTGGTCAAGCAGTCCAACAGGCTGCTAGCTTTCCTGCCCAAGGTCCAGGTGCTTACCACATCTCCTCTAGATCCTCCTCTGGGCATAAAAACCTATTGCAATCTAGCGCTTCTCACCCGAGGATAAATTCTGCTATGACTCAGTCACAAAATATTGTCCGTCCATCTTTTCATGTACAACCAGTAGTGCAATTTCAGCAAGGACATGGTAGTGGTCATGGCATGCAAAATGATGATAGCACTCAAACTTATCACGGGGCTGCTTCTCAACCAATGCCCCAGATGTCAAGAACACCACCATTTGTGCAAGTTCAACTCCAACAATCTAGGAAGGACTCATCATTGCCTCTTTCGATGGCTGGGAAGCGGCTGAGGACAACTAGCGAGTGGACGGGGAGTGTGGGTAAGACAATACATCCGGTCTTACCAGCCAATAGCTCAGAAACGTTGGCATCAGCACAGAGCTGGCAGCCCTCGGGCAGAATGAGGGGAAGCCTGACAGGTGAGACTTATGCTGCTGCTTTTAACCAATTCATGCTTCAACCTATCCAGTCTGCTCAATTTTCCCAAACTTCATCTGACTTGATGTCAACCCCGCACGGTGCATTGCAAATGGAAGGGCTTGTCTCAAGCAGCACCAACGCTCGAATTAATCTTCAGGCACAGTAA